A stretch of DNA from bacterium:
AGCCGGGCCTACGTGCAGGAGAGCCAGAAGCTAGAAGGCACTGACCGGCCAGCCATTTTTCCGGAACGCAAAGAGCCGCAGGTGGCGAAGTACTCCATTCGAGCTACCTACGGCGATCTGCTTCAGGAGTTCAGCCAGGCCTGCTCCGGGGAAGAGCCGCTCTTTACGCTACCGCTGTACAAGCCACTGGACTACTTTGTTGGGGACAAGGCCAAGCTGGTCGAGACCCTCAGTGTGCCGACGCCCCCCGACAGCCTGTCAAAAGCCGAGAAGAACGAGTGGGCATTCGAATTCGCCCGCGGTCGACAGCGCCAGGTGGTCATCATGATCCGGACCGGGTCCCTCAAGCGATTTGAGAGTAGCGTGCAGGCCTTTGAGATTTCCTGCAATCGGCTCCTGCGAAAGCTACTCGCCTTCCTTGAAGTGCACTGCGAGCTGGAGACCGAACTGGCTACTCTCCGGCACTGGAAACAAACGAACTCCCGTGTGCTGGGGATGGCCCAGAATCGGGCGGGGTTCTTCTGGGATGAGGAGGCTGAGGCCGAGTATGAAGAGGATGTCGTTACCGAGGATCTGCGCAGCAAGATCGAAAAGCTTTCCCGAGCCGACTACAACCTCGCGGAGATGTTCACCCATACTTACGCCGACCTCGACACGCTGGTGCACTTCCTCATCCGGCTCCAGCAGTTCAAGCCCGCGAACGACGACAAGCTCAATCGCCTCGAAGAGATCCTGAAGTTCCAGCGCGTCAAAGACGAGAAAATGCTCATTTTCACCGAGTTCGCTGACACCGCCGACTACCTCGGCGACCAGCTCAGCAGGCGCGGCTTTCCCGGTATCTTCGTTCTCCACAGCGGTAAGGGCGACAATCGCGCCGAAGTCATCCAGCGCTTCGCTCCCTACTACAACGGCACCTCTTCTGCGGACCTGAAGCGGAAGAAGCTCGAGGAGATCCAGATCCTCATCTCCACCGATGTCCTCTCTGAGGGTCTCAACCTTCAGGATGCCACGCGCATGATGAACTACGACATCCACTGGAACCCCGTACGCCTCATGCAGCGCATTGGTCGCGTAGACCGACGCCTCAACCTCGAGATTGAGGCGCGTCTCATCGCCGATCATCCCGCCCTCGAGGGCTCGCGACGCAAAGTCGAGTACTGGAACTTCCTTCCGCCAGAGGAGCTCAACGAGGTCCTCTCGCTCTATCGGCGTGTCACCAGCAAGACCCTCCTCATCTCCAAGACTCTGGGGATCGAGGGGAAGAAGCTCCTGACCCCCGAAGACGACTACGCTGCCCTCCGAGAGTTCAACCATCAGTACGAGGGCGAGCAGACCTCCACCGAGAAGCTCAAACTCGAGTGGCAGGAACTGGTGCGCGATCACGTCGGACTCGAAGCGATCCTCGACCTGCTCCCCGGGTCCGTCTTCAGTGGCAAGAAGCGCGTGAAGAAGCAGAGCCGCGGCGTCTTCTTCTGCTTCGCCTTGCCCGGCTACGACCGGGTCCTGAAGGACTACACCTTCGAGGCCGGACGTGCCCACTGGCTGCTGTACGATCTCGACTCCGACGCTTTCATCGAGGACCCCACCCGCATCGCCGAGGTGATCCGCTGTACCGACGAAACCCCCCGGCACTGCACGGAGGCGCGTCCCAAACTACTCGAACTCCGCAAGAAGGCCGAACAACGGCTGCGCAATTCCTACCTGCGCTCGCTGAACGCCCCGCTCACTGTCAAGCCCCAGCTCCGCTGCTGGATGGAGATCAGCTAATGGCCCCCACCGACCTCCAGGTCCGACTTGAAGCCGCCCTCACGACTGTCCACGACCAGCGCGCGTTCCTCGACCTCCTGCGCGATGTCCTCGAGTGGCCGCTGCCCGACGGGGCCGATGCCATCGCCGATGTCGCCTACGAATGGCCCCTCGCCGACCTCCGCGCCGAGAAGCTCCACGACAAGCTGGCGCAGAGCCATGTCTATCAGTTGGGGGCGCTCGCCGCGGACCAGCCCTGGGGTCTCTTTCTCGTCGAGTTCGCCGATGCCCAGCCCTTTGATCGCGACCGCGGCCTCACCGGTCCCCTGCGCCGGCTGCTGGCAGGCTTGGTCGAGAGGCAACGACGCGCCGCGCACCTGCCTGCCTGGAAGCGCGAGCATCTGCTCTTCATCTGCACCTACAAGTACAAACACTTCCGGATCGCGTATTTCCGCGCGCCCAAAGATGGTCAGCGACAGCCGACCCTCGCGGCCTTCGGCTGGGGCCCGGACATCCCCGCCCGCACCGCGATCACCCACAACC
This window harbors:
- the rapA_2 gene encoding RNA polymerase-associated protein RapA, which codes for MTKRTSRSGAELFVVDNKAPNATARWYLQEWCAHSRQIDVATGFFEIGGMLALEEAWQQVDLIRILMGDEMTKRTRTELVRGITARLDASLEAVKESNVFLEGVPAILEAIRKGQLDCRVYRREKFHAKAYITYPRSAAFVDSALVGSSNLTLPGLTQNVELNVRVVEPQVSVLQEWFEDHWKEGEDVKEEVLQTIERHTREYAPFHIFGKALQEYFRTQELTAAEWERKRSRMYRQLSKYQQDGYSALMKIAEQYGGAFLCDGVGLGKTFVGLMLIERLIMKEGKRVVLFAPKAAVDGVWKPHIERYLPHIGGVSGSEDFSQLSVFSHTDFTRRDPAYKARLDRVSRLADVVLIDEAHQFRNQGQRANEETGRDDSRYYKLFRFLAAGESPKQLFMLTATPINNSLNDFRNLIQLFTREEDAYFGSTLGIHNLRAHFADLTKRLKQQLEAQKLQVDPDQLGDSIALAADLLGESKTFQALVVQRSRAYVQESQKLEGTDRPAIFPERKEPQVAKYSIRATYGDLLQEFSQACSGEEPLFTLPLYKPLDYFVGDKAKLVETLSVPTPPDSLSKAEKNEWAFEFARGRQRQVVIMIRTGSLKRFESSVQAFEISCNRLLRKLLAFLEVHCELETELATLRHWKQTNSRVLGMAQNRAGFFWDEEAEAEYEEDVVTEDLRSKIEKLSRADYNLAEMFTHTYADLDTLVHFLIRLQQFKPANDDKLNRLEEILKFQRVKDEKMLIFTEFADTADYLGDQLSRRGFPGIFVLHSGKGDNRAEVIQRFAPYYNGTSSADLKRKKLEEIQILISTDVLSEGLNLQDATRMMNYDIHWNPVRLMQRIGRVDRRLNLEIEARLIADHPALEGSRRKVEYWNFLPPEELNEVLSLYRRVTSKTLLISKTLGIEGKKLLTPEDDYAALREFNHQYEGEQTSTEKLKLEWQELVRDHVGLEAILDLLPGSVFSGKKRVKKQSRGVFFCFALPGYDRVLKDYTFEAGRAHWLLYDLDSDAFIEDPTRIAEVIRCTDETPRHCTEARPKLLELRKKAEQRLRNSYLRSLNAPLTVKPQLRCWMEIS